From a region of the Corallococcus coralloides DSM 2259 genome:
- a CDS encoding PilW family protein — MTPASLRNRGFTLLEVMIASAIGVIVLTTGLVVGAQMQKRALFEEQTMTAQVTGRAVKDQITLDVSRAGTGMGNTPISFANDDERSAITVWSKPDLTTGIGTTLGADPTDYAPPPVGFPASDALQLYWGDTNGMITLRTCDTLSRIREEETTTAGTFCTRPNPSTALMDPAVPTLAVLASGGNKKACPVLVDSVQEASGKLVIKGPTPEVPRSDVCAGKDLWTKASGDVENWVALRLNGAAYRVNWKGGIPTLEYRAPNQEDWSVLSRDVEQLTVREGVVNLANPLNELDWYPSDVPPAAARPAISDCDVAKYTLGSCKTDDIAFGGGLLPAATTKEEVIKRLRQRVRELEVTLVIRTRRINRDADTTGTDEEGLAKDGYTRRRYTFRVAARNMTVGLTRPVTAPVTP, encoded by the coding sequence ATGACACCGGCCTCCTTGCGCAACCGGGGCTTCACGCTCCTTGAAGTGATGATCGCCAGCGCCATCGGGGTCATCGTGCTCACCACGGGGCTGGTGGTGGGCGCCCAGATGCAGAAGCGCGCCCTGTTCGAGGAACAGACGATGACCGCCCAGGTCACCGGGCGGGCCGTGAAGGATCAGATCACGCTGGACGTGTCCCGCGCGGGCACCGGCATGGGCAACACGCCCATCTCCTTCGCGAACGACGACGAGCGCTCGGCCATCACGGTCTGGTCCAAGCCGGACCTGACGACGGGCATCGGGACCACGCTGGGCGCGGACCCGACGGACTACGCGCCGCCGCCCGTGGGGTTCCCGGCGTCGGACGCCCTCCAGCTCTACTGGGGGGACACGAACGGGATGATCACCCTGAGGACCTGCGACACGCTGTCGCGGATCCGCGAGGAGGAGACCACCACGGCGGGCACCTTCTGCACGCGCCCGAATCCCTCGACGGCGCTGATGGACCCCGCCGTCCCCACGCTGGCCGTGCTCGCCAGCGGGGGCAACAAGAAGGCCTGTCCCGTCCTGGTGGACAGCGTGCAGGAGGCTTCCGGGAAGCTCGTCATCAAGGGGCCGACCCCCGAGGTGCCGCGCTCGGATGTCTGCGCCGGCAAGGACCTGTGGACGAAGGCGTCCGGAGACGTCGAGAACTGGGTGGCCCTGCGGCTGAACGGCGCGGCCTACCGGGTGAACTGGAAGGGCGGCATCCCCACGCTGGAGTACCGCGCCCCGAACCAGGAGGACTGGTCGGTGTTGAGCCGTGACGTGGAGCAGCTCACCGTGCGCGAGGGCGTCGTCAATCTCGCCAATCCCCTGAACGAGCTGGACTGGTATCCCAGCGACGTGCCCCCGGCCGCCGCGCGTCCTGCCATCTCCGACTGCGACGTGGCCAAGTACACCCTGGGCTCCTGCAAGACGGACGACATCGCCTTCGGGGGAGGTCTCCTTCCGGCCGCGACCACGAAGGAAGAGGTCATCAAGCGCCTCCGCCAGCGGGTGCGTGAGCTGGAGGTGACGCTGGTCATCCGCACGCGGCGCATCAACCGCGACGCGGACACCACGGGCACGGATGAAGAGGGACTGGCGAAGGATGGCTACACGCGCCGTCGCTACACGTTCCGCGTCGCGGCGCGCAACATGACCGTGGGCCTGACCCGGCCCGTTACGGCTCCGGTGACTCCATGA
- a CDS encoding type IV pilus modification PilV family protein, whose product MKQRASRGVTLLEVMATMAVMLLGVAAAMTVVSQTTRSNRRTLTANQAQIIAEQTLENILQRGCQGSVTCETVSNETFDVYQTSEGFQRATAPTDTNIIARKYTVTVDVDNSVVPGSIEDGKAGEPAITRPLVGTTTGTLVNVRVSVAWDEPGIRSDQQMVVLQSRMAP is encoded by the coding sequence ATGAAGCAGCGCGCCTCACGGGGTGTCACCCTGCTGGAAGTCATGGCCACCATGGCCGTCATGCTGCTGGGAGTCGCAGCCGCGATGACCGTGGTGAGCCAGACGACCCGCTCCAATCGCCGGACCCTGACCGCCAACCAGGCGCAGATCATCGCGGAGCAGACCCTGGAGAACATCCTTCAGCGGGGCTGCCAGGGTTCGGTGACGTGTGAGACGGTGTCGAACGAAACCTTCGACGTGTACCAGACGTCGGAGGGGTTCCAGCGGGCTACGGCTCCCACCGATACGAACATCATCGCGCGCAAGTACACGGTGACCGTGGACGTGGACAACTCCGTGGTCCCCGGCAGCATCGAGGATGGCAAGGCGGGCGAGCCGGCCATCACCCGCCCGCTCGTGGGGACCACGACGGGCACGCTCGTGAACGTGCGGGTCTCCGTGGCCTGGGATGAGCCGGGCATCCGCTCGGACCAGCAGATGGTGGTCCTCCAGAGTCGGATGGCGCCATGA
- a CDS encoding DUF4114 domain-containing protein, which translates to MRTLFQRTLTALVLAVTTPSLVHAQQLCQDDLSNDKQGAFKLGPDGLTVANNTILLRKDGRLQLNTNLKKLDSENIIFPFDQTVTIDYVYESAGASHSLGYMYMEDVVKRGYADKVTHELVDLNDNGILDLHEAIYNLTPDDDTVLPIKYVGLSRRCNNTFTSGGKKYNEPELAMGACGSTFRHEDDVTDARPGRGHSSQFNIEADWVGVNNVNDDQGDRGLFNYIPNLLEPAVPQNNNLGIGRMVFLLVDDDSDYTVTRNLGPVADADDTFNGVPDYNVSQYDFRGIKLPAPIKPPDSAPKSEKDQYAADKDNYEKINTGDRRVNLGLVAGGKEIIFFAVVYYDARHNTDNDTVAPCLKRQPYADNPDEDGKCLLHLQTSVSVFFSKATWNLDQNFKAPTDNVVAERNIGCKYSESCNSPSDGSACKIDGTTPAKKACGWLENDTLKRLDSPAYKNLKMPMEGVVVPAPGKDLTDPKKAKAMASMNFMPHVIVGAPTTDPFRWILGFEDLNGGGDRDFNDIVFMINKENGGGAKSTTITSDVMSDTGDKLGPDFTITKVRFRRQDDVAPYKTPGNPPTNIRTKSSCNMVDEPSCKPAPACTKAPCWTEEVAGACTASGVKPTITYSIAVDCRVLNAAGVYEKNENPGWVPVPFNNDKQYPDQEVEIDILALGLTGSQLCWKVDISSPSELCRPIIDEVDIGYQAVRSGSYARSSPSTLGNVAVWGVNETPGQNWGKGWSSTEGSLPPAGTRAYDDSKDFTIRGRLYMQSLYEPGVAKTDPELRWEAGRVMALSLAGSARKLYTMNGSGARTELSDVAALGNTLLPASYCNTYSEIDGRYLYDMNNDKTCTVTAQADPAINPYSDRQFLIDWLYGYDNKRTSQFRPWAFGGINLSTVAVAVPPYQDNWYQNAKGTERDTYRKNFVAPLQDRSTKAFVGTMSGVLHAFNAGEFRNALYDDCVSEAQYRGYFRPKSCPADPTKAEREYGTGKEEFAYMPSLMLEQYRNQYVRFRGSGTLPKPQMDASPSIANVDLGDRNDWNDNIKYTWTPATTAQKQQGAKTVLVSATGKTSPVVFALDITDPTKTDRYPLPMWEFSLADTDVASAFTQAVKDDKTGTVKLPDNSGSRHAPSVGRISWGSAQDKDRRWVAVVGTDYDPGEARAGAIYILDMKTGKPLEYGPGDPGRYAGVVTFEQGSGIAAETAMLDLDQDGSYDVLYVPTTAGSVWRVNLKDVNTSRKLGSQVQKCMVAHAASALEGRADASQTQLDLQELYSNIAVKLVATDAGPAVRFYFGTSDSPDKYTDGYLPDVQNPLNPTYQYHLLAFEDTDPTNKNGCKELKPLWVQKMNPGQKLWGGVALSSDNIYAATAVGTAADICSLNAEAKGEAYMASQSSGALVGGAASELDGHAISAPVVHDEHLFVLTATGKMKVKGGEDWNNKAGTSGVPRSQIMLWEPLPDGRLPQ; encoded by the coding sequence ATGCGCACGCTCTTTCAACGAACCCTCACGGCGCTGGTGCTGGCGGTCACGACGCCCTCGCTGGTCCACGCGCAGCAGCTCTGCCAGGACGACCTGTCCAACGACAAGCAGGGCGCCTTCAAGCTGGGCCCTGACGGCCTCACCGTCGCCAACAACACCATCCTCCTGCGCAAGGACGGCCGGCTCCAGCTCAACACCAACCTCAAGAAGCTGGACTCAGAGAACATCATCTTCCCGTTCGACCAGACGGTCACCATCGACTACGTGTACGAGTCCGCCGGCGCGTCGCACTCGCTCGGCTACATGTACATGGAAGACGTGGTGAAGCGTGGCTACGCGGACAAGGTCACCCACGAGCTGGTCGACCTGAACGACAACGGCATCCTCGACCTGCACGAGGCCATCTACAACCTGACGCCGGACGACGACACGGTCCTGCCCATCAAGTACGTGGGCCTGTCGCGGCGCTGCAACAACACCTTCACGTCCGGGGGCAAGAAGTACAACGAGCCCGAGCTGGCGATGGGCGCCTGCGGCAGCACCTTCCGCCACGAAGATGACGTCACGGACGCGCGCCCGGGCCGCGGGCACTCCAGTCAGTTCAACATCGAAGCGGACTGGGTGGGCGTCAACAACGTCAACGACGATCAGGGCGACCGGGGTCTGTTCAACTACATCCCCAACCTGCTCGAGCCGGCCGTGCCGCAGAACAACAACCTGGGCATTGGAAGAATGGTCTTCCTGCTCGTGGACGACGACAGCGACTATACCGTCACGCGCAACCTGGGTCCCGTCGCGGACGCCGACGACACCTTCAACGGCGTGCCCGACTACAACGTCTCCCAGTATGACTTCCGGGGCATCAAGCTCCCCGCGCCGATCAAGCCCCCTGACTCGGCGCCGAAGTCCGAAAAGGACCAGTACGCCGCGGACAAGGACAACTACGAGAAGATCAACACTGGCGACCGCCGGGTGAACCTGGGCCTCGTCGCGGGTGGCAAGGAGATCATCTTCTTCGCCGTCGTCTACTACGATGCCCGTCACAACACGGACAACGACACGGTCGCCCCCTGCCTCAAGCGCCAGCCCTATGCGGACAACCCCGACGAGGACGGCAAGTGCCTGTTGCACCTGCAGACGTCCGTCTCCGTGTTCTTCTCCAAGGCCACGTGGAACCTGGACCAGAACTTCAAGGCGCCCACGGACAACGTGGTGGCGGAGCGCAACATCGGCTGCAAGTACTCCGAGAGCTGCAACTCCCCCTCGGACGGGTCCGCCTGCAAGATTGACGGCACGACCCCGGCCAAGAAGGCCTGCGGCTGGCTGGAGAATGACACGCTCAAGCGCCTGGACTCGCCCGCCTACAAGAACCTGAAGATGCCCATGGAAGGCGTGGTCGTGCCGGCACCGGGCAAGGACCTCACCGACCCGAAGAAGGCGAAGGCGATGGCCAGCATGAACTTCATGCCCCACGTCATCGTGGGCGCGCCCACCACGGACCCCTTCCGGTGGATCCTCGGCTTCGAGGACCTCAACGGCGGCGGTGACCGCGACTTCAACGACATCGTGTTCATGATCAACAAGGAGAACGGCGGTGGCGCCAAGTCCACCACCATCACCTCGGACGTCATGAGCGACACAGGCGACAAGCTGGGCCCGGACTTCACCATCACCAAGGTCCGCTTCCGCCGCCAGGACGACGTCGCCCCGTACAAGACCCCGGGCAACCCGCCCACGAACATCCGCACCAAGTCCTCCTGCAACATGGTGGATGAGCCGTCCTGCAAGCCCGCCCCTGCCTGCACGAAGGCGCCCTGCTGGACCGAGGAGGTCGCGGGTGCCTGCACCGCGAGCGGCGTGAAGCCCACCATCACCTATTCCATCGCCGTGGACTGCCGCGTGCTGAACGCCGCGGGCGTCTACGAAAAGAACGAAAACCCCGGGTGGGTGCCGGTGCCGTTCAACAACGACAAGCAGTACCCCGACCAGGAGGTGGAGATCGACATCCTGGCGCTGGGCCTCACCGGGTCGCAGCTGTGCTGGAAGGTGGACATCAGCAGCCCCAGCGAGTTGTGCCGTCCCATCATCGACGAGGTCGACATCGGCTACCAGGCGGTGCGCTCCGGCTCCTACGCGCGCTCCAGCCCCAGCACCCTGGGCAACGTCGCGGTCTGGGGCGTGAACGAAACGCCGGGCCAGAACTGGGGCAAGGGCTGGAGCAGCACCGAGGGCAGCCTGCCTCCGGCCGGCACGCGCGCCTATGACGACTCCAAGGACTTCACCATCCGCGGCCGCCTGTACATGCAGTCGCTCTACGAGCCGGGGGTCGCCAAGACCGACCCGGAGCTGCGCTGGGAAGCCGGCCGCGTGATGGCGCTGTCGCTGGCCGGATCCGCTCGCAAGCTCTACACGATGAACGGCTCGGGGGCCCGCACGGAGCTCAGTGACGTGGCCGCGTTGGGCAACACGCTGCTGCCTGCCTCCTACTGCAACACGTACAGCGAGATTGACGGCCGCTACCTGTACGACATGAACAACGACAAGACCTGCACCGTCACCGCGCAGGCGGATCCCGCCATCAACCCCTACAGCGACCGCCAGTTCCTCATCGACTGGCTGTACGGGTACGACAACAAGAGGACCTCGCAGTTCCGCCCCTGGGCCTTCGGCGGCATCAACCTCTCCACCGTGGCGGTGGCCGTGCCCCCGTACCAGGACAACTGGTACCAGAACGCGAAGGGCACCGAGCGCGACACCTACCGCAAGAACTTCGTGGCGCCCCTCCAGGATCGAAGCACCAAGGCCTTCGTGGGGACGATGTCGGGCGTGCTGCACGCCTTCAACGCGGGTGAGTTCCGCAACGCCCTGTACGACGACTGCGTGTCGGAGGCCCAGTACCGCGGCTACTTCCGCCCGAAGTCGTGCCCTGCCGACCCGACCAAGGCGGAGCGCGAGTACGGGACCGGCAAGGAAGAGTTCGCCTACATGCCCTCCCTGATGCTGGAGCAGTACCGCAACCAGTACGTGCGCTTCCGCGGCTCGGGCACCCTGCCCAAGCCGCAGATGGACGCTTCGCCCAGCATCGCCAACGTGGACCTGGGTGACCGCAACGACTGGAACGACAACATCAAGTACACCTGGACGCCCGCGACCACGGCGCAGAAGCAGCAGGGCGCCAAGACGGTGCTCGTCTCCGCCACGGGCAAGACCAGCCCGGTGGTCTTCGCGCTGGACATCACGGACCCCACGAAGACGGACCGGTACCCGCTGCCCATGTGGGAGTTCAGCCTGGCGGACACGGATGTGGCGTCCGCCTTCACCCAGGCCGTGAAGGACGACAAGACCGGCACCGTGAAGCTGCCGGACAACTCGGGCTCCCGGCACGCGCCTTCGGTGGGACGCATCTCCTGGGGCTCCGCGCAGGACAAGGACCGGCGCTGGGTGGCGGTGGTGGGCACCGACTACGACCCGGGCGAGGCGCGCGCGGGCGCCATCTACATCCTCGACATGAAGACGGGGAAGCCGCTCGAGTACGGCCCTGGCGACCCCGGCAGGTACGCGGGCGTCGTCACCTTCGAGCAGGGCTCGGGCATCGCGGCGGAGACGGCGATGCTGGACCTGGACCAGGACGGCTCCTACGACGTCCTGTACGTGCCCACCACGGCCGGCAGCGTGTGGCGCGTCAACCTCAAGGACGTGAACACCTCGCGGAAGCTGGGCAGCCAGGTGCAGAAGTGCATGGTGGCCCACGCGGCGTCCGCGCTGGAGGGCCGCGCGGATGCGAGCCAGACGCAGCTGGACCTGCAGGAGCTCTACTCCAACATCGCGGTGAAGCTGGTCGCGACGGATGCGGGCCCGGCGGTGCGCTTCTACTTCGGCACCAGCGACAGCCCCGACAAGTACACGGACGGCTACCTCCCGGATGTCCAGAACCCCCTGAACCCCACGTACCAGTACCACCTGCTCGCCTTCGAGGACACGGACCCCACGAACAAGAACGGGTGCAAGGAGCTCAAGCCCCTGTGGGTGCAGAAGATGAACCCGGGTCAGAAGCTGTGGGGTGGTGTGGCGCTCAGCTCGGACAACATCTACGCGGCGACCGCGGTGGGAACGGCGGCGGACATCTGCAGCCTGAACGCGGAAGCGAAGGGTGAGGCCTACATGGCCAGCCAGTCGAGCGGCGCGCTTGTCGGCGGTGCGGCGAGCGAGCTGGATGGACACGCCATCTCCGCGCCGGTGGTCCACGACGAGCACCTCTTCGTGCTCACGGCCACGGGTAAGATGAAGGTCAAGGGCGGCGAGGACTGGAACAACAAGGCGGGCACGAGTGGAGTGCCTCGCTCGCAGATCATGTTGTGGGAACCGCTGCCTGACGGGAGACTGCCGCAATGA
- a CDS encoding c-type cytochrome, with translation MKRLTPLLLLLPVLASAQDRGAVAFNKACAQCHQARTPTEKQPVGPLGVRKPVGPYMDQVLDKKTLAEVQTWVRSPHRINPKTDCDTRLLPPDELDALTSYLSTVVVPPAPSRRMMLRKQMTEQVAARKARDKAEAEAKAKSQPKTQGKQ, from the coding sequence ATGAAACGCCTGACTCCCCTGCTGCTCCTGCTGCCGGTGCTCGCCAGCGCCCAGGACCGAGGCGCGGTGGCCTTCAACAAGGCCTGCGCGCAATGCCATCAAGCCAGGACCCCCACGGAGAAGCAGCCGGTGGGGCCGCTCGGCGTGCGCAAGCCCGTGGGTCCCTACATGGACCAGGTGCTGGACAAGAAGACCCTGGCGGAGGTCCAGACGTGGGTGCGGTCCCCCCACCGGATCAACCCGAAGACGGACTGCGACACGCGCCTGCTGCCCCCCGACGAGCTGGACGCCCTCACCAGCTACCTGTCCACCGTGGTGGTGCCTCCCGCGCCCTCCCGCCGGATGATGCTGCGCAAGCAGATGACGGAGCAGGTGGCGGCACGCAAGGCGCGTGACAAGGCCGAGGCCGAAGCGAAGGCGAAGTCCCAGCCGAAGACCCAGGGGAAGCAGTGA
- a CDS encoding c-type cytochrome, with product MTSRWCLLSTLLLCAPAVSHAEDAAALWDKSCKNCHGPDGRAQTRMGQKESIPDMSRAAWQKAESDTELREVIANGSSHNPKMKAYKDRLTPEQMDALVRYIRTFKAKE from the coding sequence ATGACCTCGCGGTGGTGCCTGCTGTCCACCCTCCTGCTGTGCGCCCCGGCCGTCTCCCATGCCGAGGACGCCGCCGCCCTCTGGGACAAGAGCTGCAAGAACTGCCACGGTCCGGACGGCCGCGCCCAGACGCGCATGGGCCAGAAGGAGTCCATCCCCGACATGAGCCGGGCCGCCTGGCAGAAGGCGGAGTCGGACACCGAACTGCGCGAGGTCATCGCCAACGGTTCGTCCCACAACCCCAAGATGAAGGCCTACAAGGACCGGCTCACCCCGGAGCAGATGGACGCCCTGGTGCGATACATCCGCACCTTCAAGGCGAAGGAGTAG